The Lewinellaceae bacterium DNA window TCAGTTTTTCCTTCTCCATGACTTCAAGCACCGCAATACCTGCTGCGCAGGCAAGGTGACTTCCCCCAAAGGTGGTTCCCAGCATGCCATGCCATGGCTTGAACCGGGGATGGATCAGGACACCTCCGATTGGAAATCCATTCCCCATACCTTTTGCGACCGTGACTATGTCAGGCTCCAGGTCGGGGATCTCCTGATAAGCAAAAAAACGGCCACTGCGGCCATAACCGCATTGGATCTCATCGCTGATAAAAACGGTATCGGTTTCCCGGCACCATTGGCGTACTTGACTTAAAGCCTCACGATCAGCAAGGTGGATGCCGCCAATTCCCTGGATGGCTTCTGCGATGAAAGCAGTGAATTTCTGCGTGTAAAGCAGATTACGTATTTGATCCAGATCATCAAAGTCGACATACGTTACATCAACTCCACGGTTGATCGGGGCCTGGATTTTCAGATTGTCCGTGGCCCGAACTGCAGCACTGGTCCGGCCATGGAATCCCTTATGCAAGGCCATCACAGCGGTCCGCTCATTGTGGAAGGATGCTAATTTGAGTGCATTTTCGTTGGCTTCGGCGCCGGAGTTAATGAGAAACAACTGATAATCGTTCAGCCCCGAGAGATAACCCAGACGATCAGCCAATTCCTGCTGCAGGCGATTTTTTACCGAATTGGAATAAAACCCAAGTTGTGAGACCTGTCGGGAGATGGCTTCCACATAGGTGGGATGGGCATGACCGATGGAAATGACCGCATGTCCTCCATAAAGATCGAGGTAGCGGTTGCCGGAAGCATCGTAAACATATGTTCCGCAACCTTTGACAGGTTCTATGTCGTAGAGGGGATATACATCAAATAACTTCATAACTCGTGTGTGTTAGAATGCGGAAGGTTTTAGCAGTAATCCGGTTGTCTCGGGTATCCCAAACTGTATATTCATATTTTGGACTGCCTGACCTGATGCACCTTTGATTAAGTTATCTATCATGCTGATAATTAGTAAATTATCATCAATTACTTCAAGTCCTACCAGGCATTTATTGGTATTTACAACTTGTTTGAGGTCGATCGTTGTATTGGTCGTATGGACAAATGGATGATCCTGGTAAAAGGCTTCATACATTTGTTTAGCTTCTTTGGTGGTCCCGGCATAGGGGACGTACATCGTAGCAAAAATGCCCCGGGTGAAATTACCACGGACAGGAATGAAGCGCAATTTAGGAGTCGGTGAAGTTCCCACCCAGTCCAGTGTCTCCAGGATTTCAGCCTCGTGTTGATGCCTGAAAGGTTTATAAACAGAAACGTTGTTGTCACGCCATGTAAAATGGGTGGTTTCTGACAAGGCCTGGCCGGCACCGGTAGAACCAGTGATGGCCTGGATGTGTACCTCTGCAGGCAATTTACCAGATGCGGCTAGTGGCAGGAGACCCAATTGAATGGCCGTGGCGAAACATCCTGGATTTGCAATTTTTTGTGCACTGGCAATCTGATCACGGTACACTTCCGGCAGGCCGTATACGAAACCGTGGTCGCCACTACGTCCCAGACGGAAGTCGTGGCTTAAGTCGATAATCTTAGTCTCAGATGGAAACATGTGCTGATCCAGATAAGCTTTGGAACGGCCATGACCCATGCACAGAAAAACGACATCGGCATCCGAATCCGGTTCGCTGACAAAGGACATATCCAGGTCACCAAGTAGATCATTA harbors:
- a CDS encoding N-acetyl-gamma-glutamyl-phosphate reductase; this encodes MIRVGIIGAAGYTGGELIRLLLGHQDATLVWAVSESQAGKPIHSAHNDLLGDLDMSFVSEPDSDADVVFLCMGHGRSKAYLDQHMFPSETKIIDLSHDFRLGRSGDHGFVYGLPEVYRDQIASAQKIANPGCFATAIQLGLLPLAASGKLPAEVHIQAITGSTGAGQALSETTHFTWRDNNVSVYKPFRHQHEAEILETLDWVGTSPTPKLRFIPVRGNFTRGIFATMYVPYAGTTKEAKQMYEAFYQDHPFVHTTNTTIDLKQVVNTNKCLVGLEVIDDNLLIISMIDNLIKGASGQAVQNMNIQFGIPETTGLLLKPSAF
- a CDS encoding aminotransferase class III-fold pyridoxal phosphate-dependent enzyme; translated protein: MKLFDVYPLYDIEPVKGCGTYVYDASGNRYLDLYGGHAVISIGHAHPTYVEAISRQVSQLGFYSNSVKNRLQQELADRLGYLSGLNDYQLFLINSGAEANENALKLASFHNERTAVMALHKGFHGRTSAAVRATDNLKIQAPINRGVDVTYVDFDDLDQIRNLLYTQKFTAFIAEAIQGIGGIHLADREALSQVRQWCRETDTVFISDEIQCGYGRSGRFFAYQEIPDLEPDIVTVAKGMGNGFPIGGVLIHPRFKPWHGMLGTTFGGSHLACAAGIAVLEVMEKEKLIDKADQLGNYLMDVLKELPGLVEVRGRGLMIGIELETPVAALRKQLLFDKHIFTGSASDANVIRILPPLTIQKVQLNEFVQAFTELLSSTTAI